A genomic segment from Brienomyrus brachyistius isolate T26 chromosome 9, BBRACH_0.4, whole genome shotgun sequence encodes:
- the LOC125748512 gene encoding uncharacterized protein LOC125748512 isoform X1, protein MRTAAAADGLVGVQQAELRDVMLCMRSAAADGLVRAQRVELRDVMLCMRSAAADELVRAQRVELCDAMPSMRSAAADGLVGAQRAELRDVMLCMRSAAADGLVRAQQVELRDVMLCMRSAAADGLVGVQQAELRDVMLCMRSAAADGLVGVQQAELRDVMLCMRSAAADELVRAQRVELCDAMPSMRSAAADGLVGAQRVELRDVMLCMRSAAADGLVGAQRAELRDVMLCMCSTATDRLVGAQRAELRDVMLCMCSTAEDGLVGAQRAELRDVMLCMRSAAADGLVGLQQAELRDVMLFMRSAAADGLVRAQRVELRDVMLCMRSAAADELVRAQRVELCDAMPSMRSAAADGLVGAQRVELRDVMLCMRSAAADGLVGAQRAELRDVMLCMRSTATDRLVGAQRAELRDVMLCMCSTATDGLVGAQRAELRDVMLCMCSTATDGLVRAQRVELCDAMPSMRSAAADGLVGAPNGFLCISSATPLSSGAC, encoded by the exons ATGAGAACAGCTGCAGCTGCAGACGGGCTGGTTGGGGTGCAGCAAGcggagctgcgtgacgtgatgCTTTGTATGCGCAGTGCTGCTGCAGACGGGCTGGTTCGGGCGCAGCGAGTGGAGCTGCGTGATGTGATGCTCTGTATGCGCAGTGCTGCTGCAGACGAGCTGGTTCGGGCGCAGCGAGTGGAGCTGTGTGACGCGATGCCCTCTATGCGCAGTGCTGCTGCAGACGGGCTGGTTGGGGCGCAGCGAGcggagctgcgtgacgtgatgCTATGTATGCGCAGTGCTGCTGCAGACGGGCTGGTTCGGGCGCAGCAAGTggagctgcgtgacgtgatgCTCTGTATGCGCAGTGCTGCTGCAGACGGGCTGGTTGGGGTGCAGCAAGcggagctgcgtgacgtgatgCTCTGTATGCGCAGTGCTGCTGCAGACGGGCTGGTTGGGGTGCAGCAAGcggagctgcgtgacgtgatgCTCTGTATGCGCAGTGCTGCTGCAGACGAGCTGGTTCGGGCGCAGCGAGTGGAGCTGTGTGACGCGATGCCCTCTATGCGCAGTGCTGCTGCAGACGGGCTGGTTGGGGCGCAGCGAGTggagctgcgtgacgtgatgCTCTGTATGCGCAGTGCTGCTGCAGACGG GCTGGTTGGGGCGCAGCGAGcggagctgcgtgacgtgatgCTCTGTATGTGCAGTACTGCTACAGACAGGCTGGTTGGGGCGCAGCGAGcggagctgcgtgacgtgatgCTCTGTATGTGCAGTACTGCTGAAGACGGGCTGGTTGGGGCACAGCGAGcggagctgcgtgacgtgatgCTCTGTATGCGCAGTGCTGCTGCAGACGGGCTGGTTGGGCTGCAGCAAGcggagctgcgtgacgtgatgCTATTTATGCGCAGTGCTGCTGCAGACGGGCTGGTTCGGGCGCAGCGAGTggagctgcgtgacgtgatgCTCTGTATGCGCAGTGCTGCTGCAGACGAGCTGGTTCGGGCGCAGCGAGTGGAGCTGTGTGACGCGATGCCCTCTATGCGCAGTGCTGCTGCAGACGGGCTGGTTGGGGCGCAGCGAGTggagctgcgtgacgtgatgCTCTGTATGCGCAGTGCTGCTGCAGACGGGCTGGTTGGGGCGCAGCGAGcggagctgcgtgacgtgatgCTCTGTATGCGCAGTACTGCTACAGACAGGCTGGTTGGGGCGCAGCGAGcggagctgcgtgacgtgatgCTCTGTATGTGCAGTACTGCTACAGACGGGCTGGTTGGGGCGCAGCGAGcggagctgcgtgacgtgatgCTCTGTATGTGCAGTACTGCTACAGACGGGCTGGTTCGGGCGCAGCGAGTGGAGCTGTGTGACGCGATGCCCTCTATGCGCAGTGCTGCTGCAGATGGGCTGGTTGGGGCCCCCAATGGTTTCCTTTGTATCAGCTCTGCGACTCCTTTGTCCTCGGGTGCTTGCTGA
- the LOC125748512 gene encoding uncharacterized protein LOC125748512 isoform X2, which translates to MRTAAAADGLVGVQQAELRDVMLCMRSAAADGLVRAQRVELRDVMLCMRSAAADELVRAQRVELCDAMPSMRSAAADGLVGAQRAELRDVMLCMRSAAADGLVRAQQVELRDVMLCMRSAAADGLVGVQQAELRDVMLCMRSAAADGLVGVQQAELRDVMLCMRSAAADELVRAQRVELCDAMPSMRSAAADGLVGAQRVELRDVMLCMRSAAADGLVGAQRAELRDVMLCMCSTAEDGLVGAQRAELRDVMLCMRSAAADGLVGLQQAELRDVMLFMRSAAADGLVRAQRVELRDVMLCMRSAAADELVRAQRVELCDAMPSMRSAAADGLVGAQRVELRDVMLCMRSAAADGLVGAQRAELRDVMLCMRSTATDRLVGAQRAELRDVMLCMCSTATDGLVGAQRAELRDVMLCMCSTATDGLVRAQRVELCDAMPSMRSAAADGLVGAPNGFLCISSATPLSSGAC; encoded by the exons ATGAGAACAGCTGCAGCTGCAGACGGGCTGGTTGGGGTGCAGCAAGcggagctgcgtgacgtgatgCTTTGTATGCGCAGTGCTGCTGCAGACGGGCTGGTTCGGGCGCAGCGAGTGGAGCTGCGTGATGTGATGCTCTGTATGCGCAGTGCTGCTGCAGACGAGCTGGTTCGGGCGCAGCGAGTGGAGCTGTGTGACGCGATGCCCTCTATGCGCAGTGCTGCTGCAGACGGGCTGGTTGGGGCGCAGCGAGcggagctgcgtgacgtgatgCTATGTATGCGCAGTGCTGCTGCAGACGGGCTGGTTCGGGCGCAGCAAGTggagctgcgtgacgtgatgCTCTGTATGCGCAGTGCTGCTGCAGACGGGCTGGTTGGGGTGCAGCAAGcggagctgcgtgacgtgatgCTCTGTATGCGCAGTGCTGCTGCAGACGGGCTGGTTGGGGTGCAGCAAGcggagctgcgtgacgtgatgCTCTGTATGCGCAGTGCTGCTGCAGACGAGCTGGTTCGGGCGCAGCGAGTGGAGCTGTGTGACGCGATGCCCTCTATGCGCAGTGCTGCTGCAGACGGGCTGGTTGGGGCGCAGCGAGTggagctgcgtgacgtgatgCTCTGTATGCGCAGTGCTGCTGCAGACGG GCTGGTTGGGGCGCAGCGAGcggagctgcgtgacgtgatgCTCTGTATGTGCAGTACTGCTGAAGACGGGCTGGTTGGGGCACAGCGAGcggagctgcgtgacgtgatgCTCTGTATGCGCAGTGCTGCTGCAGACGGGCTGGTTGGGCTGCAGCAAGcggagctgcgtgacgtgatgCTATTTATGCGCAGTGCTGCTGCAGACGGGCTGGTTCGGGCGCAGCGAGTggagctgcgtgacgtgatgCTCTGTATGCGCAGTGCTGCTGCAGACGAGCTGGTTCGGGCGCAGCGAGTGGAGCTGTGTGACGCGATGCCCTCTATGCGCAGTGCTGCTGCAGACGGGCTGGTTGGGGCGCAGCGAGTggagctgcgtgacgtgatgCTCTGTATGCGCAGTGCTGCTGCAGACGGGCTGGTTGGGGCGCAGCGAGcggagctgcgtgacgtgatgCTCTGTATGCGCAGTACTGCTACAGACAGGCTGGTTGGGGCGCAGCGAGcggagctgcgtgacgtgatgCTCTGTATGTGCAGTACTGCTACAGACGGGCTGGTTGGGGCGCAGCGAGcggagctgcgtgacgtgatgCTCTGTATGTGCAGTACTGCTACAGACGGGCTGGTTCGGGCGCAGCGAGTGGAGCTGTGTGACGCGATGCCCTCTATGCGCAGTGCTGCTGCAGATGGGCTGGTTGGGGCCCCCAATGGTTTCCTTTGTATCAGCTCTGCGACTCCTTTGTCCTCGGGTGCTTGCTGA